A genome region from Glycine max cultivar Williams 82 chromosome 5, Glycine_max_v4.0, whole genome shotgun sequence includes the following:
- the LOC100776740 gene encoding peptidyl serine alpha-galactosyltransferase: protein MGKVWILMVFVLVGVVGIVEGARKHPSSGRRIHTLFSVECQNYFDWQTVGLMNSYRKAKHPGPITRLLSCTDEEKNKYKGMHLAPTFEVPSMSRHPKTGDWYPAINKPAGVVHWLKHSKEAKNVDWVVILDADMIIRGPIIPWELGAEKGRPVAAYYGYLIGCDNILAKLHTKHPELCDKVGGLLAFHIDDLRVFAPLWLSKTEEVREDTVHWATNITGDIYGKGWISEMYGYSFGAAEVGLRHKINDNLMIYPGYVPREGIEPILLHYGLPFSVGNWSFNKLAHHDDGIVYECNQLFPEPPYPKEVRQLELDPNRRRGLFLSLECINIINEGLLLQHAANGCPKPTWSKYLSFLKSKAYAELTQPKYVNPATLQMMEDIKEEHVDDGAGKPHPKIHTIFSTECTPYFDWQTVGLMHSFRRSGQPGNITRLLSCSDEDLRQYKGHDLAPTHYVPSMSRHPLTGDWYPAINKPAAVLHWLNHVNIDAEFIVILDADMILRGPITPWEFKAARSHPVSTPYDYLIGCDNELAKLHTSHPEACDKVGGVIIMHIDDLRKFAMLWLHKTEEVRADRAHYARNITGDIYESGWISEMYGYSFGAAELKLRHTINNEILIYPGYVPVPSVNYRVFHYGLRFSVGNWSFDKADWRNVDMVNKCWAKFPDPPDSSPIDLANNEDLQRDLLSIECAKTLNEALNLHHQKRCSSNNSLSTSKEDKKEENGVSRVNSIDANDDSVSNNISTNQSEESANARKDEMPSSFRFWVIFLWAFSGVGFLVVIFVVYSGHRRRGTRLKHGRRRRSLHTGFMETNSRDRHSRGVDVPL from the exons ATGGGGAAAGTTTGGATTTTGATGGTGTTTGTGTTGGTGGGTGTGGTTGGCATTGTTGAAGGGGCAAGGAAGCACCCATCATCAGGGAGGAGGATCCACACTCTGTTCTCTGTGGAATGTCAGAACTACTTCGACTGGCAAACAGTGGGGCTGATGAACAGTTACAGGAAGGCCAAGCATCCTGGACCAATCACAAGGCTCCTCAGTTGCACTGATGAGGAGAAGaataagtacaaagggatgCATTTGGCACCAACCTTTGAGGTGCCCTCAATGAGTAGACACCCCAAAACTGGTGACTG GTACCCTGCAATAAACAAACCTGCTGGGGTTGTACACTGGCTTAAACATAGTAAGGAGGCAAAAAATGTTGACTGGGTTGTCATTCTGGATGCAGACATGATAATTCGAGGGCCCATTATCCCTTGGGAACTTGGTGCAGAGAAAGGAAGGCCTGTTGCAGCATATTATGG GTACTTAATAGGTTGTGACAATATTTTGGCTAAACTGCACACAAAACACCCAGAACTGTGTGACAAAGTTGGTGGGCTTTTGGCCTTTCATATAGATGACCTGCGAGTTTTTGCCCCCTTGTGGCTTTCAAAAACAGAAGAAGTACGGGAAGATACGGTTCACTGGGCGACAAACATAACTGGTGACATCTATGGGAAAGGATGGATCAGTGAGATGTACGGATACTCTTTTGGTGCTGCAGAA GTTGGACTTCGGCACAAAATCAATGATAACTTAATGATCTACCCAGGTTATGTTCCTCGCGAGGGAATTGAGCCAATTCTTCTTCACTATGGGTTGCCATTTAGTGTTGGGAATTGGTCATTCAATAAACTGGCTCACCATGATGACGGAATTGTATATGAATGTAACCAGCTCTTTCCAGAACCTCCTTACCCAAAAGAG GTAAGACAGTTGGAACTTGATCCTAATCGAAGGCGAGGACTATTTCTAAGTTTAGAGTGCATAAACATTATAAATGAGGGTCTTTTATTACAACATGCAGCAAATGGTTGCCCTAAACCAACATGGTCTAAATACTTGAGCTTTTTGAAAAGCAAAGCTTATGCAGAACTAACTCAGCCAAAATATGTGAATCCTGCTACTTTACAAATGATGGAGGATATCAAAGAAGAACATGTCGATGATGGTGCTGGAAAGCCACATCCCAAAATCCATACCATTTTTTCCACGGAATGCACCCCGTACTTTGATTGGCAGACTGTAGGACTTATGCACAGTTTCCGTAGAAGTGGACAGCCTGGAAATATCACTAGACTTCTCAGCTGCTCTGATGAGGACTTACGTCAGTATAAAGGCCATGATCTGGCTCCCACACATTATGTCCCTTCTATGAGTCGACATCCATTAACAGGagattg GTACCCAGCAATTAATAAACCTGCTGCAGTCCTTCACTGGCTTAATCATGTAAATATTGATGCTGAATTCATAGTGATTCTTGATGCTGATATGATCTTGAGAGGCCCAATAACACCATGGGAGTTCAAAGCTGCTCGTAGTCATCCTGTTTCGACTCCCTATGA CTACCTTATCGGCTGTGATAATGAGCTTGCAAAATTGCATACTAGCCATCCCGAGGCTTGTGACAAGGTTGGTGGTGTTATCATTATGCATATTGATGATCTCCGGAAATTCGCTATGCTATGGCTGCATAAAACTGAGGAGGTCCGAGCTGATAGAGCTCATTATGCAAGAAATATAACAGGAGACATATATGAATCTGGGTGGATTAGTGAGATGTATGGTTACTCATTTGGTGCAGCTGAG TTGAAATTAAGGCATACCATAAACAATGAGATACTGATATACCCGGGTTATGTTCCTGTACCGAGTGTCAACTATAGAGTCTTTCATTACGGATTGCGATTCAGTGTTGGCAATTGGAGCTTTGACAAAGCAGACTGGCGCAACGTTGACATGGTCAACAAATGCTGGGCCAAGTTCCCAGACCCACCAGATTCCTCACCAATTGATCTGGCCAACAATGAGGATTTACAGCGAGACCTGCTCAGCATTGAATGTGCTAAGACGTTGAATGAAGCACTAAATCTGCACCATCAGAAAAGGTGTTCTAGTAATAATTCCTTGTCAACATCAAAAGAGgacaaaaaagaggaaaatggaGTCTCAAGAGTCAACAGCATAGATGCAAATGATGATTCAGTAAGCAATAATATCTCAACAAATCAATCGGAGGAATCAGCGAATGCTCGGAAAGACGAGATGCCTAGTTCTTTCAGGTTTTGGGTGATATTCTTGTGGGCATTTTCTGGAGTAGGTTTCTTGGTTGTTATTTTTGTGGTGTATTCAGGTcatagaagaagaggaacaaggtTAAAACACGGTAGAAGGAGAAGAAGCTTGCATACAGGATTCATGGAAACGAATAGCCGTGACCGGCATAGCCGTGGTGTCGATGTTCCTCTGTAG